The nucleotide window AAAGGCTGTGTCCTGCTGACACCTGGGTGTGTAGCCCCTAGGGTCACCGCCAGTGCGCCCACCCGCTATGGCCTCCGGCACGCTTCTGAACCGGTTGATGGCCGTGCGGCATGCCAGTGAAGCCCTGATCGAACCGCTGGACACTGAAGATCTCAACCTTCAGGGGATGGCCGATGCCAGCCCCCCAAAATGGCATCTGGCCCACACCACCTGGTTCTTCGAAACCTTTGTGCTGCGGCCCCACCAGCCGAGCTATGAACCGGCCGATGCCCGCTGGAGTTACCTGTTCAATTCCTATTACGAAGCCGTCGGTCCGCGCCAACCACGTCCCCAGCGGGGCCTGTTGAGTCGTCCGCCGATGCGGGAGGTGAGCCGATGGCGGAGCCGGGTCAACGCGGCTCTCGAACGCCTGCTGGAGAGCTGCGACGACGCGCCCTGGATGGACCTGGTGGAACTGGGACTGCAGCACGAGCAACAGCATCAGGAGCTGATGCTGATGGATCTGCTCGACGGCTTCAGCCGCCAACCCCTCGAACCGGCTTATCGAAGGGACTGGCAGGAGCCCGCATTAATCCACACCGATGACGTCAGCCCCACCTGGCTGGCCTGCACAGGCGGCCTGGTGGAGGTGGGGCATGCAGGAGCCAGCTTTCACTTCGACAACGAAACGCCCAGACACAAGGTGTGGCTGGAACCGTTCCAGATCGCCGATCGCCTCGTGACCAACGGCGACTACCGGCAGTTCATCGACGCTGGTGGCTACGACCGCCCCGAGCTCTGGATGAGCGAAGGCTGGACGGAATGCTGCCATCGTGGCTGGAGGGCACCCCGCTACTGGCGGGGGGATCCCACCGGCGAGGGTCCCTGGCACTGGGAGTTCACCCTTGGAGGACGCTGTGCCCTGGCAGAGCACAGGCCAGTACGTCATCTCAGCTGGTTTGAAGCAGATGCCTACGCCCGCTGGGCCGGGGCTCGCCTGCCCAGCGAGGCGGAATGGGAACGAGCCAGCCACACCCATGGCGAGCAGCTGCAGCAAAGCCACGGTGAGCTCTGGCAATGGACGTCGAGTCCTTACCGCCCCTACCCGGGATTCCAGGCGGCCAGCGGTGCCGTAGGCGAATACAACGGCAAGTTCATGACCTCCCAATTCGTATTGCGGGGCAGCAGTCAACTCACACCCAGGGGCCATTCCCGCGACACTTACCGGAACTTCTTTCCCCCAGCCAGTCGCTGGATGGCGGCAGGTCTGCGCCTGGCTCGATGACCACGCTCACGCCCTCGAGACCAGAGCTGATCGACCTACATCCACCGGCGGCGGACATGCTCCGGATGGTGCGGCACGGCCTGCGACAGGAGCCACGCCAGCTCCCAGCCTGGTTCCTCTACGACACGGAGGGGTCGCGGCTGTTTGATCAGATCTGCGAGCAGCCCGAGTACAGCCTCACGCGCACGGAAATTGGGCTGCTGGAGCGCTCGGCGGCAGCGATCGCCGCCGCCCTGGGAGACGGGGTGATCGTGGAGTTCGGCGCTGGCAGTGCCCGCAAGGTCGGCCCCCTGCTCAACGCCCTCCAACCTTCCGCCTACGTCGCCCTCGACATCAGCGCCGCCCATCTCCGCCAGGCCACAGCCGCACTGCAGAGCCGCTATCCAGGCGTGCCCATGCTGGGCATCTGCTGCGATCACAGCGAACTGAAAGCCCTGCCGGAGCATCCTCTGCTGCAGGACCAGCGCCGCATTGGCTTTTTTCCGGGCAGTTCCCTGGGAAACTTCACCCGCCTGGAGGCTGTTGCGCTGCTGCGGCGTTTCCGGCAGCTTCTTGATGGCGGGCCCCTGCTCCTGGGCCTGGATCAGCCCAAGACACCCGCACGGCTCGAGGCGGCCTACGACGATGCCGCCGGCGTGTCCGCCGCCTTCGCCCGCAACCTGCTGCATCGGCTGAACACGGAGCTGGGGGCCACATTCGACCCGGAGTCTTTCCGCTACGAAGCGCTTTGGCAGGCTGCTGAGCACCGGGTACGCATGGCCCTCGTGAGCCGGGAGCCTCAGTCGGTGTCGATCGCCGGTGAATGCTGGGGTTTCGCTGCCGAGCAACCGCTGGTCACCGAATACAGCGTGAAATACACCCCGGCCATGGCCCGCGCCCTGGCCGCGGAAGCGGGCTGGTGTTGGAGGCAGCGCTGGCACGACCCGGCCGACGATCTCTCCCTGCACTGGCTGGAAGCGGCAAACTGAGCCCAGAAACCGAGCGAGGCACCGCCATGAGTCGAGAAGAGCAACGGCGCACGGTGCGACTGCAGCGGGAATCGCTGATGGAGGAGCTGGAGACGGTGTACCGGCAAGCCTTCGAGCGCCTCAGTGAGCTGGAGCTCGGGGACGGGTCGGTGGCCCGACTCACCCAGCTGCTGCTGCGCTCGCGGGATGGGGCGATCACCCCCCTGCAGGAAGAGATTGAAGCGCCCCTGATCACCCGTGCACCGGATGAGATCGTCGACGAGGCTGTGGACTGATGGCTCCGACCTGGCTGGATCAACTGGAACGCAACCTGGAGGATCGGCTCAATGCCTTTCTTCAGGCGAACCCGGATCAGGATCGCTTGCTGCGCGAGCAGCATCTCCAAGACCGCCAGCATGACCTGAACCGTCGCCGGGATCAGATGCAGAGTCAGGCCAAAGACCTGCGCCGGCAGCTGTTATCCCTGGCGGAACAAGTCCAGGCCTGGGGTGTACGCAGCCGCAAGGCTGACGCCGCCGGGGAAAAGGAACTGGCGGTTCGAGCTGAACGCCACGTGCAGACGTTGATGGAGCAGGGCCGGGCTCTCTGGAGTGAACTGGAGACACTCGGACGCGATTTTCAAGGCCTGGATCAGCAGATCAGCGATCTGCGCCGGCAGGCCACAAGTGAATCCACAGGACGCAGCCTTGATGAAGACTGGGCCCTTTTCGAAGCCAGACAGGAGCTGGAAGAGCTCCGGCAACGCCAAGGTCTCAACTGACCGCCGCCTCGAGCGCTTCCTTAATCAGGCCTTGGGAGCAGGAGGCTCCAGGCTCACATTTTCCGGCGGAGGGGTGGGATCGGGATCGGCGATCAGCATGTGCTGGAGCACAATCTCAGGGCGCTCACTGTCGCGCCAGCGAATCCGATAGGCGGGCATCTTGGTGCCCCGGCTGGTGGTCTGCTCCACAGGCTCCATCACCCAGCCGCGGCGGGAACGGCCTTGGGGATTGCGCTTGACCACCGCATCGGCGTGCTTGAAGCGGAAACCTACGCGCTCACCACTCATTGGAAAGGGACCATGCCACTGTTGACCATTATCCACCCCGAGGGTGCCCAAACGCTCGCCCGGTGGTCCAGCTTGATACTCACCCCTCCGGACGCAGCAGC belongs to Synechococcus sp. WH 7805 and includes:
- a CDS encoding hercynine metabolism protein — protein: MAPTWLDQLERNLEDRLNAFLQANPDQDRLLREQHLQDRQHDLNRRRDQMQSQAKDLRRQLLSLAEQVQAWGVRSRKADAAGEKELAVRAERHVQTLMEQGRALWSELETLGRDFQGLDQQISDLRRQATSESTGRSLDEDWALFEARQELEELRQRQGLN
- the egtD gene encoding L-histidine N(alpha)-methyltransferase, coding for MTTLTPSRPELIDLHPPAADMLRMVRHGLRQEPRQLPAWFLYDTEGSRLFDQICEQPEYSLTRTEIGLLERSAAAIAAALGDGVIVEFGAGSARKVGPLLNALQPSAYVALDISAAHLRQATAALQSRYPGVPMLGICCDHSELKALPEHPLLQDQRRIGFFPGSSLGNFTRLEAVALLRRFRQLLDGGPLLLGLDQPKTPARLEAAYDDAAGVSAAFARNLLHRLNTELGATFDPESFRYEALWQAAEHRVRMALVSREPQSVSIAGECWGFAAEQPLVTEYSVKYTPAMARALAAEAGWCWRQRWHDPADDLSLHWLEAAN
- the egtB gene encoding ergothioneine biosynthesis protein EgtB encodes the protein MASGTLLNRLMAVRHASEALIEPLDTEDLNLQGMADASPPKWHLAHTTWFFETFVLRPHQPSYEPADARWSYLFNSYYEAVGPRQPRPQRGLLSRPPMREVSRWRSRVNAALERLLESCDDAPWMDLVELGLQHEQQHQELMLMDLLDGFSRQPLEPAYRRDWQEPALIHTDDVSPTWLACTGGLVEVGHAGASFHFDNETPRHKVWLEPFQIADRLVTNGDYRQFIDAGGYDRPELWMSEGWTECCHRGWRAPRYWRGDPTGEGPWHWEFTLGGRCALAEHRPVRHLSWFEADAYARWAGARLPSEAEWERASHTHGEQLQQSHGELWQWTSSPYRPYPGFQAASGAVGEYNGKFMTSQFVLRGSSQLTPRGHSRDTYRNFFPPASRWMAAGLRLAR
- a CDS encoding hercynine metabolism small protein — its product is MSREEQRRTVRLQRESLMEELETVYRQAFERLSELELGDGSVARLTQLLLRSRDGAITPLQEEIEAPLITRAPDEIVDEAVD